One part of the Amphiprion ocellaris isolate individual 3 ecotype Okinawa chromosome 24, ASM2253959v1, whole genome shotgun sequence genome encodes these proteins:
- the LOC111574566 gene encoding gamma-crystallin M2-like, with translation MEHAWRIFFYEDKNFQGRYYECNSDCPDLSSHFSRCNSIRVEGGAWVIYERPQYMGYQYVLMRGDYPNYQSWNGFNDTIRSCRLIRYPSSRHRIRIYERPDFSGQMLEFSEDQPNLLERWRYRDVYSAHVQDGFWVFYEHPNYRGRQYLLEKGEYRRHSEWGAPHPSVGSIRRVVDF, from the exons ATGGAGCACGCATGGAGG ATCTTCTTTTATGAAGACAAGAACTTCCAGGGTCGGTACTATGAATGCAACAGCGACTGTCCTGACCTCAGCTCCCACTTCAGCCGCTGTAACTCCATCCGGGTGGAGGGCGGTGCCTGGGTGATCTACGAGAGGCCCCAGTACATGGGCTACCAGTACGTCCTGATGCGAGGGGACTACCCCAACTACCAGAGCTGGAATGGCTTCAACGACACCATCCGTTCCTGTCGTCTTATCAGATAT CCATCCAGCAGGCACAGGATCCGCATCTACGAACGTCCAGACTTCAGCGGCCAGATGTTAGAGTTTAGCGAAGATCAGCCCAACCTGCTGGAGCGCTGGCGCTACCGGGACGTCTACTCGGCTCACGTCCAGGACGGCTTCTGGGTCTTCTACGAGCATCCGAACTACAGGGGGCGCCAGTACCTGCTGGAGAAGGGCGAGTACCGGCGGCACTCGGAGTGGGGCGCTCCTCATCCGTCTGTCGGCTCCATTAGACGAGTCGTGGACTTTTAG